The Alnus glutinosa chromosome 7, dhAlnGlut1.1, whole genome shotgun sequence genome includes a region encoding these proteins:
- the LOC133874203 gene encoding ultraviolet-B receptor UVR8-like: protein MNGREGEECVKKEECKEAVVYMWGYIPGASPEKSPILSPSPVRLPDPSGGEDSWKDVCGGGCGFAMAISESGKLITWGSTDDEGQSHLTSGKHGETPEPFPLPTEASVLKAAAGWAHCVSVTERGEVYTWGWKECIPSEKILCDLVIRGNFQKDTPEKQISLVNDQVSAKNQGSNLTGGAISLVDDKRMGDETVKRRKLSPAKQESESSTTGDDYFTISPCLVNLGAGVRITAVAAGGRHTLILSDMGQVWGWGYGGEGQLGLGNRVKTVASPHVIPCIEPSPSGEGSVSSPTEVSKALGSYVKAIACGGRHSAVITDAGALLTFGWGLYGQCGQGSTNDQLRPTCVSSLSGTQVERVAAGLWHTVCITIEGCVYAFGGNQFGQLGTGADEAEHLPRLLDAPSLKSKHAKFVSCGARHSAVLTEDGQLFSWGWNKYGQLGLGDSGNRNVPCQVSIDGCLPKNVACGWWHTLLLAERPL, encoded by the exons ATGAAtggaagagaaggagaagaatgtGTGAAAAAGGAGGAATGCAAAGAAGCAGTGGTGTATATGTGGGGGTATATACCGGGGGCTTCGCCGGAGAAATCTCCGATTCTTTCTCCGTCTCCAGTACGGCTTCCGGATCCGTCTGGCGGTGAAGATTCGTGGAAGGATGTTTGCGGTGGTGGTTGTGGTTTCGCCATGGCCATCTCAG AGTCCGGGAAGCTCATAACGTGGGGCTCGACAGATGATGAGGGTCAAAGCCATTTGACTTCAGGGAAGCATGGG GAAACTCCCGAGCCTTTTCCTCTTCCAACTGAGGCTTCAGTGCTGAAGGCAGCTGCTGGATGGGCCCATTGTGTTTCAGTCACAG AGAGAGGTGAAGTATACACATGGGGCTGGAAGGAGTGCATTCCCTCTGAAAAGATTTTGTGTGACTTGGTTATCAGGGGAAATTTCCAAAAGGATACACCTGAGAAACAAATTTCATTAGTAAATGACCAAG TGAGCGCAAAGAATCAAGGCTCAAATTTGACTGGTGGGGCAATATCTCTCGTTGATGACAAAAGGATGGGAGATGAAACTGTGAAGCGAAGGAAATTATCGCCAGCTAAGCAAGAATCTGAGAGCTCAACAACTGGGGATGATTACTTCACAATATCACCTTGTCTGGTAAATTTGGGTGCTGGAGTGAGGATAACAGCTGTCGCTGCTGGTGGGCGCCATACGTTAATACTGTCAG ATATGGGACAGGTGTGGGGTTGGGGCTATGGAGGCGAAGGGCAGCTAGGTTTGGGTAATCGGGTAAAGACGGTGGCTTCTCCTCACGTCATACCTTGCATTGAGCCATCTCCTTCAGGGGAAGGAAGCGTGAGTTCACCAACAGAAGTTTCTAAAGCTCTCGGAAGTTACGTGAAAGCAATTGCTTGTGGAGGCCGGCACAGTGCAGTAATAACAG ATGCTGGAGCACTACTTACATTTGGCTGGGGACTTTACGGACAG TGTGGGCAAGGGAGTACAAATGACCAACTAAGGCCAACTTGTGTGTCTTCCTTATCGGGTACGCAAGTGGAAAGAGTTGCTGCTGGACTTTGGCATACCGTATGCATCACTATTGAAGGCTGTGTGTACGCTTTTGGTGGGAACCAATTTGGACAGTTGGGAACAGGTGCCGACGAGGCTGAG CATCTACCTAGGCTTTTGGATGCTCCGAGTCTCAAGAGCAAGCATGCCAAATTTGTATCTTGTGGGGCTCGTCACAGTGCCGTACTAACAG AGGACGGCCAACTATTCAGCTGGGGATGGAACAAGTACGGCCAG CTCGGCCTGGGAGATTCCGGCAACCGAAACGTACCTTGTCAAGTTTCAATTGATGGTTGTCTGCCAAAAAATGTTGCATGCGGCTGGTGGCACACGCTACTGCTGGCCGAAAGACCCCTTTGA
- the LOC133874201 gene encoding transcription factor EMB1444-like isoform X2: MGTTALRLLLKSLCSNSLWKYAVFWKLKHQSPMILTWEDGYCDYPKPRESLDNISDDIHLEDVNEIYSSSCETNERDGGGRGYPIGLAVADMSCRQYALGEGVVGEVAYTGSHRWVLSENNFTIEFNSKCPDEWVLQFAAGIKTILLVPVLPHGVLQLGSSEWVAEDLAMVAYVRDRFNTLHNVAGINIPVTSNGDILAQASSLQSLILEKLDEPSAITISQLKADLKAFDCIRPNKNKLSTLNEVVPASTVQDAIQVSGTDLPGIIGGASKNLIGVPPNYPIGRPTALRQSINGIQMDMLETKLFGLSCLDKSQAYAQLNNYKMGEFEEPSYGVNPFSTGFTTEQPFGDTSANDTCHKSVGSFSSFPVDSELHEVLGPAFQKHTNEYLCDSSFSVEDSCRSSSLIRNLDLFNGTESSWFSKGDDADYLLQSIVASVSSYLDDSVTNRSNSVRSATTLSGQCADSFQSRGQSEASALMNDDSAPWRHFRSPLVSGDRSGLTDSVSLNNMSTLIDKKQQEKLNGSTQPRKGTKWSNVSKRRARVDENRRTKPRDRQMIQDRLKELRQLVPDGAKCSIDGLLERAVKHMLHLRSVTEQAEKLRILANRTVANHDKCGSFETKNGGQNGTSMAFELGSELQLCPILVEDLEYPGHMLIEMLCNEHGLFLEIAQVIQNLDLSILKGTIECHSNNTWAHFIVEGPKGFHRMDVFWRLMLLWQRKSQPITTKC, from the exons ATGGGGACTACTGCTTTGAGGCTGTTATTGAAGAGCCTTTGCAGCAATTCGCTTTGGAAATATGCAGTTTTTTGGAAGCTTAAGCACCAGAGCCCGAT GATTTTGACCTGGGAAGATGGGTATTGTGATTATCCAAAACCGAGAGAATCTCTGGACAATATATCAGATGACATTCACCTTGAAGATGTGAATGAGATATATTCTTCAAGTTGTGAAACAAATGAACGGGATGGTGGTGGACGGGGATATCCAATTGGACTAGCGGTAGCTGATATGTCATGTCGTCAGTATGCCTTGGGAGAGGG GGTTGTCGGTGAAGTTGCATATACAGGGAGCCATCGCTGGGTTCtctctgaaaataattttactaTCGAATTCAACTCTAAG tGTCCAGATGAATGGGTACTTCAATTTGCAGCAGGTATCAAG ACTATTTTGCTGGTACCTGTACTTCCACATGGAGTTCTACAGCTAGGCTCATCGGAATGG GTTGCTGAAGATCTGGCCATGGTTGCATATGTCAGAGATAGATTCAACACCCTTCACAATGTTGCAGGGATTAATATACCTGTCACCTCAAACGGGGATATTTTAGCTCAAGCATCATCACTGCAGTCCCTTATCCTAGAGAAATTAGATGAGCCCTCAGCTATAACCATAAGCCAGCTGAAAGCTGATTTGAAGGCTTTTGACTGCATTAGAcctaataaaaacaaattgtcAACTTTAAATGAAGTTGTGCCAGCATCAACAGTTCAAGATGCAATTCAGGTATCTGGAACAGATCTTCCAGGAATTATTggtggtgcaagtaaaaatctGATTGGTGTTCCACCAAATTACCCCATTGGCAGACCAACTGCTCTGCGCCAATCTATAAATGGCATCCAGATGGATATGTTAGAGACTAAGTTGTTTGGATTGTCCTGTCTGGATAAATCACAGGCTTATGCTCAATTGAACAACTACAAGATGGGGGAATTTGAAGAACCTTCCTATGGAGTCAATCCTTTCTCTACAGGATTCACAACAGAACAGCCGTTTGGAGACACAAGTGCTAATGATACATGTCATAAAAGTGTCGGCAGTTTCTCTAGCTTTCCCGTAGATTCTGAGCTACATGAAGTACTTGGACCAGCTTTTCAGAAACACACCAATGAATACCTTTGTGACTCATCTTTCTCAGTTGAGGATTCATGTCGCAGCTCAAGTTTAATCCGCAATTTAGATCTCTTTAATGGCACTGAGTCATCATGGTTTTCCAAAGGCGACGATGCGGATTATCTCTTGCAATCTATAGTTGCCAGTGTATCTAGCTATTTAGATGATAGTGTAACTAATAGATCTAATAGTGTTAGATCAGCTACAACCTTGTCAGGACAATGTGCTGATTCCTTCCAGTCACGAGGACAGTCTGAAGCAAGTGCCTTAATGAATGATGATTCAGCTCCATGGAGACATTTCAGGTCACCGTTGGTTTCCGGGGACAGAAGTGGCTTGACTGATTCAGTTTCTCTCAATAATATGAGTACATTGATTGATAAAAAGCAGCAAGAAAAACTCAATGGCTCTACGCAGCCTAGGAAGGGAACCAAGTGGTCCAACGTTAGCAAAAGACGAGCCAGAGTTGATGAAAACCGAAGGACAAAACCGAGGGATAGACAAATGATCCAGGATCGGCTCAAGGAGCTCCGACAACTAGTCCCAGATGGTGCAAAG TGTAGCATTGATGGTCTCTTAGAGCGAGCCGTAAAGCATATGCTGCATTTAAGAAGCGTTACTGAGCAGGCCGAAAAATTGAGGATATTGGCGAATCGAACG GTGGCTAACCACGACAAGTGTGGATCATTTGAAACCAAAAATGGTGGTCAAAACGGGACTAGCATGGCTTTTGAATTGGGCAGCGAACTTCAGTTATGCCCCATACTCGTGGAAGATCTTGAATATCCTGGTCACATGCTGATAGAG ATGCTATGCAATGAGCATGGGCTGTTCTTGGAGATTGCCCAGGTGATTCAAAATCTGGATCTCTCCATCTTGAAGGGTACAATCGAATGTCATTCAAACAATACCTGGGCTCATTTCATTGTTGAG GGTCCAAAGGGCTTTCATAGGATGGATGTTTTCTGGCGTCTGATGCTTCTTTGGCAGCGTAAAAGTCAACCGATCACAACcaagtgttga
- the LOC133874201 gene encoding transcription factor EMB1444-like isoform X1 — MGTTALRLLLKSLCSNSLWKYAVFWKLKHQSPMILTWEDGYCDYPKPRESLDNISDDIHLEDVNEIYSSSCETNERDGGGRGYPIGLAVADMSCRQYALGEGVVGEVAYTGSHRWVLSENNFTIEFNSKVVPECPDEWVLQFAAGIKTILLVPVLPHGVLQLGSSEWVAEDLAMVAYVRDRFNTLHNVAGINIPVTSNGDILAQASSLQSLILEKLDEPSAITISQLKADLKAFDCIRPNKNKLSTLNEVVPASTVQDAIQVSGTDLPGIIGGASKNLIGVPPNYPIGRPTALRQSINGIQMDMLETKLFGLSCLDKSQAYAQLNNYKMGEFEEPSYGVNPFSTGFTTEQPFGDTSANDTCHKSVGSFSSFPVDSELHEVLGPAFQKHTNEYLCDSSFSVEDSCRSSSLIRNLDLFNGTESSWFSKGDDADYLLQSIVASVSSYLDDSVTNRSNSVRSATTLSGQCADSFQSRGQSEASALMNDDSAPWRHFRSPLVSGDRSGLTDSVSLNNMSTLIDKKQQEKLNGSTQPRKGTKWSNVSKRRARVDENRRTKPRDRQMIQDRLKELRQLVPDGAKCSIDGLLERAVKHMLHLRSVTEQAEKLRILANRTVANHDKCGSFETKNGGQNGTSMAFELGSELQLCPILVEDLEYPGHMLIEMLCNEHGLFLEIAQVIQNLDLSILKGTIECHSNNTWAHFIVEGPKGFHRMDVFWRLMLLWQRKSQPITTKC, encoded by the exons ATGGGGACTACTGCTTTGAGGCTGTTATTGAAGAGCCTTTGCAGCAATTCGCTTTGGAAATATGCAGTTTTTTGGAAGCTTAAGCACCAGAGCCCGAT GATTTTGACCTGGGAAGATGGGTATTGTGATTATCCAAAACCGAGAGAATCTCTGGACAATATATCAGATGACATTCACCTTGAAGATGTGAATGAGATATATTCTTCAAGTTGTGAAACAAATGAACGGGATGGTGGTGGACGGGGATATCCAATTGGACTAGCGGTAGCTGATATGTCATGTCGTCAGTATGCCTTGGGAGAGGG GGTTGTCGGTGAAGTTGCATATACAGGGAGCCATCGCTGGGTTCtctctgaaaataattttactaTCGAATTCAACTCTAAGGTAGTTCCTGAG tGTCCAGATGAATGGGTACTTCAATTTGCAGCAGGTATCAAG ACTATTTTGCTGGTACCTGTACTTCCACATGGAGTTCTACAGCTAGGCTCATCGGAATGG GTTGCTGAAGATCTGGCCATGGTTGCATATGTCAGAGATAGATTCAACACCCTTCACAATGTTGCAGGGATTAATATACCTGTCACCTCAAACGGGGATATTTTAGCTCAAGCATCATCACTGCAGTCCCTTATCCTAGAGAAATTAGATGAGCCCTCAGCTATAACCATAAGCCAGCTGAAAGCTGATTTGAAGGCTTTTGACTGCATTAGAcctaataaaaacaaattgtcAACTTTAAATGAAGTTGTGCCAGCATCAACAGTTCAAGATGCAATTCAGGTATCTGGAACAGATCTTCCAGGAATTATTggtggtgcaagtaaaaatctGATTGGTGTTCCACCAAATTACCCCATTGGCAGACCAACTGCTCTGCGCCAATCTATAAATGGCATCCAGATGGATATGTTAGAGACTAAGTTGTTTGGATTGTCCTGTCTGGATAAATCACAGGCTTATGCTCAATTGAACAACTACAAGATGGGGGAATTTGAAGAACCTTCCTATGGAGTCAATCCTTTCTCTACAGGATTCACAACAGAACAGCCGTTTGGAGACACAAGTGCTAATGATACATGTCATAAAAGTGTCGGCAGTTTCTCTAGCTTTCCCGTAGATTCTGAGCTACATGAAGTACTTGGACCAGCTTTTCAGAAACACACCAATGAATACCTTTGTGACTCATCTTTCTCAGTTGAGGATTCATGTCGCAGCTCAAGTTTAATCCGCAATTTAGATCTCTTTAATGGCACTGAGTCATCATGGTTTTCCAAAGGCGACGATGCGGATTATCTCTTGCAATCTATAGTTGCCAGTGTATCTAGCTATTTAGATGATAGTGTAACTAATAGATCTAATAGTGTTAGATCAGCTACAACCTTGTCAGGACAATGTGCTGATTCCTTCCAGTCACGAGGACAGTCTGAAGCAAGTGCCTTAATGAATGATGATTCAGCTCCATGGAGACATTTCAGGTCACCGTTGGTTTCCGGGGACAGAAGTGGCTTGACTGATTCAGTTTCTCTCAATAATATGAGTACATTGATTGATAAAAAGCAGCAAGAAAAACTCAATGGCTCTACGCAGCCTAGGAAGGGAACCAAGTGGTCCAACGTTAGCAAAAGACGAGCCAGAGTTGATGAAAACCGAAGGACAAAACCGAGGGATAGACAAATGATCCAGGATCGGCTCAAGGAGCTCCGACAACTAGTCCCAGATGGTGCAAAG TGTAGCATTGATGGTCTCTTAGAGCGAGCCGTAAAGCATATGCTGCATTTAAGAAGCGTTACTGAGCAGGCCGAAAAATTGAGGATATTGGCGAATCGAACG GTGGCTAACCACGACAAGTGTGGATCATTTGAAACCAAAAATGGTGGTCAAAACGGGACTAGCATGGCTTTTGAATTGGGCAGCGAACTTCAGTTATGCCCCATACTCGTGGAAGATCTTGAATATCCTGGTCACATGCTGATAGAG ATGCTATGCAATGAGCATGGGCTGTTCTTGGAGATTGCCCAGGTGATTCAAAATCTGGATCTCTCCATCTTGAAGGGTACAATCGAATGTCATTCAAACAATACCTGGGCTCATTTCATTGTTGAG GGTCCAAAGGGCTTTCATAGGATGGATGTTTTCTGGCGTCTGATGCTTCTTTGGCAGCGTAAAAGTCAACCGATCACAACcaagtgttga
- the LOC133874201 gene encoding transcription factor EMB1444-like isoform X3, which translates to MGTTALRLLLKSLCSNSLWKYAVFWKLKHQSPMILTWEDGYCDYPKPRESLDNISDDIHLEDVNEIYSSSCETNERDGGGRGYPIGLAVADMSCRQYALGEGVVGEVAYTGSHRWVLSENNFTIEFNSKVVPECPDEWVLQFAAGIKTILLVPVLPHGVLQLGSSEWVAEDLAMVAYVRDRFNTLHNVAGINIPVTSNGDILAQASSLQSLILEKLDEPSAITISQLKADLKAFDCIRPNKNKLSTLNEVVPASTVQDAIQVSGTDLPGIIGGASKNLIGVPPNYPIGRPTALRQSINGIQMDMLETKLFGLSCLDKSQAYAQLNNYKMGEFEEPSYGVNPFSTGFTTEQPFGDTSANDTCHKSVGSFSSFPVDSELHEVLGPAFQKHTNEYLCDSSFSVEDSCRSSSLIRNLDLFNGTESSWFSKGDDADYLLQSIVASVSSYLDDSVTNRSNSVRSATTLSGQCADSFQSRGQSEASALMNDDSAPWRHFRSPLVSGDRSGLTDSVSLNNMSTLIDKKQQEKLNGSTQPRKGTKWSNVSKRRARVDENRRTKPRDRQMIQDRLKELRQLVPDGAKCSIDGLLERAVKHMLHLRSVTEQAEKLRILANRTELRRLR; encoded by the exons ATGGGGACTACTGCTTTGAGGCTGTTATTGAAGAGCCTTTGCAGCAATTCGCTTTGGAAATATGCAGTTTTTTGGAAGCTTAAGCACCAGAGCCCGAT GATTTTGACCTGGGAAGATGGGTATTGTGATTATCCAAAACCGAGAGAATCTCTGGACAATATATCAGATGACATTCACCTTGAAGATGTGAATGAGATATATTCTTCAAGTTGTGAAACAAATGAACGGGATGGTGGTGGACGGGGATATCCAATTGGACTAGCGGTAGCTGATATGTCATGTCGTCAGTATGCCTTGGGAGAGGG GGTTGTCGGTGAAGTTGCATATACAGGGAGCCATCGCTGGGTTCtctctgaaaataattttactaTCGAATTCAACTCTAAGGTAGTTCCTGAG tGTCCAGATGAATGGGTACTTCAATTTGCAGCAGGTATCAAG ACTATTTTGCTGGTACCTGTACTTCCACATGGAGTTCTACAGCTAGGCTCATCGGAATGG GTTGCTGAAGATCTGGCCATGGTTGCATATGTCAGAGATAGATTCAACACCCTTCACAATGTTGCAGGGATTAATATACCTGTCACCTCAAACGGGGATATTTTAGCTCAAGCATCATCACTGCAGTCCCTTATCCTAGAGAAATTAGATGAGCCCTCAGCTATAACCATAAGCCAGCTGAAAGCTGATTTGAAGGCTTTTGACTGCATTAGAcctaataaaaacaaattgtcAACTTTAAATGAAGTTGTGCCAGCATCAACAGTTCAAGATGCAATTCAGGTATCTGGAACAGATCTTCCAGGAATTATTggtggtgcaagtaaaaatctGATTGGTGTTCCACCAAATTACCCCATTGGCAGACCAACTGCTCTGCGCCAATCTATAAATGGCATCCAGATGGATATGTTAGAGACTAAGTTGTTTGGATTGTCCTGTCTGGATAAATCACAGGCTTATGCTCAATTGAACAACTACAAGATGGGGGAATTTGAAGAACCTTCCTATGGAGTCAATCCTTTCTCTACAGGATTCACAACAGAACAGCCGTTTGGAGACACAAGTGCTAATGATACATGTCATAAAAGTGTCGGCAGTTTCTCTAGCTTTCCCGTAGATTCTGAGCTACATGAAGTACTTGGACCAGCTTTTCAGAAACACACCAATGAATACCTTTGTGACTCATCTTTCTCAGTTGAGGATTCATGTCGCAGCTCAAGTTTAATCCGCAATTTAGATCTCTTTAATGGCACTGAGTCATCATGGTTTTCCAAAGGCGACGATGCGGATTATCTCTTGCAATCTATAGTTGCCAGTGTATCTAGCTATTTAGATGATAGTGTAACTAATAGATCTAATAGTGTTAGATCAGCTACAACCTTGTCAGGACAATGTGCTGATTCCTTCCAGTCACGAGGACAGTCTGAAGCAAGTGCCTTAATGAATGATGATTCAGCTCCATGGAGACATTTCAGGTCACCGTTGGTTTCCGGGGACAGAAGTGGCTTGACTGATTCAGTTTCTCTCAATAATATGAGTACATTGATTGATAAAAAGCAGCAAGAAAAACTCAATGGCTCTACGCAGCCTAGGAAGGGAACCAAGTGGTCCAACGTTAGCAAAAGACGAGCCAGAGTTGATGAAAACCGAAGGACAAAACCGAGGGATAGACAAATGATCCAGGATCGGCTCAAGGAGCTCCGACAACTAGTCCCAGATGGTGCAAAG TGTAGCATTGATGGTCTCTTAGAGCGAGCCGTAAAGCATATGCTGCATTTAAGAAGCGTTACTGAGCAGGCCGAAAAATTGAGGATATTGGCGAATCGAACG GAATTAAGGCGGCTAAGATAG